Proteins from a single region of Cupriavidus sp. MP-37:
- a CDS encoding IclR family transcriptional regulator, giving the protein MKQNMTMPFQNRTAAEDGVPEEDARSLRVLAVLSSLARAQQPQTLSQLSQRLHVPKATLMRLLAAMERSGFVVRMPAERGYVPGPAAAALSLQTLRSPPLLRECRGILARLVARLGETCNLTALDGDRVLYVERVETHEPLRLQLSPGIHVPLHCTASGKLFLSAMNRVERQQTLRRLDLAAHTPRTLSDLPGLNAELDRLAARGIGVDHEEFVRGMCAVAVPVREPDGAGPGRVVAAIACHAPTARASLEALQRAVPTLQGAAKEMAAVLCGQ; this is encoded by the coding sequence GTGAAACAGAACATGACAATGCCGTTTCAGAATCGCACTGCAGCAGAAGACGGGGTGCCGGAAGAGGATGCCCGCAGCTTGCGCGTGCTGGCGGTGCTGTCCAGCCTGGCCCGGGCGCAGCAGCCGCAGACGCTGTCCCAGCTGTCGCAGCGCCTGCATGTGCCGAAGGCGACGCTGATGCGCCTGCTGGCGGCGATGGAGCGCAGCGGCTTCGTGGTGCGGATGCCGGCCGAGCGCGGCTATGTGCCCGGGCCCGCCGCGGCGGCGTTGTCGCTGCAGACGCTGCGCAGCCCGCCGCTGCTGCGCGAATGCCGCGGCATCCTGGCCCGGCTGGTGGCGCGGCTGGGCGAAACCTGCAACCTGACCGCGCTCGACGGCGACCGCGTGCTCTACGTCGAGCGCGTCGAAACGCACGAGCCGCTGCGGCTGCAGCTGTCCCCCGGCATCCATGTGCCGCTGCACTGCACCGCCAGCGGCAAGCTGTTCCTGTCAGCGATGAACCGGGTGGAACGCCAGCAGACACTGCGGCGCCTGGACCTCGCCGCGCACACGCCGCGCACGCTGTCCGACCTGCCCGGACTGAACGCCGAACTCGACCGCCTCGCCGCGCGCGGCATTGGCGTCGATCACGAGGAATTCGTGCGCGGCATGTGCGCGGTGGCGGTGCCGGTGCGCGAACCGGACGGCGCCGGCCCGGGCCGCGTGGTGGCCGCAATCGCCTGCCATGCGCCGACGGCGCGGGCCTCGCTGGAAGCGTTGCAGCGGGCGGTGCCTACGCTGCAGGGTGCGGCGAAGGAGATGGCGGCGGTGCTGTGCGGGCAGTGA
- a CDS encoding LysR family transcriptional regulator: MPAETFAHTLLGRLKLRHLRIMLALSEMQTAAAVAARFHVSPAAVSKTLAEIEDIVGMPLFERSRRGLRLTEPGREMAAHAAVLLAQLERLAESLEAVRAGSQGELRIAFRTMSVQPFLARAMSDFYRDHPRVEISVIEGGIGELADQLVGGSLDLLFAYDDPRLSLPALRAAPVVPAQKVVIVASLDHPLLARRKLTARELSGQQWCIPVAGSRMLHLLHAAFHTLGAPAPSLGIRTSDVAATASLLQAGHFLAVFPERIAAQLTLAKVGKALRFELGSRVEPVVAVWNDELTPRTPARLFRELVMRRAGETVMAEPVPLLAARAVAAAGVRKR, translated from the coding sequence ATGCCCGCCGAAACCTTCGCCCATACCCTGCTTGGCCGCCTCAAGCTGCGGCATCTGCGCATCATGCTCGCGCTGAGCGAGATGCAGACCGCCGCCGCCGTCGCCGCGCGCTTCCACGTCAGCCCCGCTGCGGTGTCCAAGACACTGGCCGAAATCGAAGACATCGTGGGCATGCCGCTGTTCGAGCGCAGCCGCCGCGGCCTGCGGCTGACCGAGCCCGGCAGGGAGATGGCGGCTCACGCCGCGGTCTTGCTGGCGCAGCTCGAACGGCTTGCCGAATCGCTGGAGGCGGTGCGCGCCGGCAGCCAGGGGGAGTTGCGCATCGCGTTCCGGACGATGTCGGTGCAGCCCTTCCTGGCGCGCGCGATGAGCGATTTCTACCGAGATCATCCGCGCGTGGAGATCAGCGTGATCGAAGGCGGCATCGGCGAGCTGGCGGATCAACTTGTGGGTGGCTCGCTGGACCTGCTGTTCGCCTATGACGATCCGCGCCTGTCGCTACCCGCGCTGCGCGCGGCGCCGGTGGTGCCGGCACAGAAGGTGGTGATCGTCGCCAGCCTGGACCATCCGCTGCTCGCGCGCCGCAAGCTGACGGCGCGTGAACTGTCCGGGCAGCAATGGTGCATTCCGGTGGCGGGCTCGCGCATGCTGCACTTGCTGCATGCGGCATTCCATACGTTGGGCGCGCCGGCGCCCTCGCTCGGCATCCGCACCAGCGATGTGGCCGCCACGGCCAGTCTGTTGCAGGCGGGTCATTTCCTGGCGGTGTTTCCCGAGCGCATCGCCGCGCAACTCACCCTGGCCAAGGTGGGCAAAGCGCTTCGCTTCGAACTCGGCAGCCGCGTGGAGCCGGTCGTCGCCGTGTGGAACGACGAACTCACGCCGCGCACGCCGGCTCGGCTGTTTCGCGAACTCGTCATGCGCCGGGCCGGCGAGACTGTCATGGCCGAGCCGGTGCCGTTGCTGGCCGCGCGCGCGGTGGCGGCGGCTGGCGTCCGCAAGCGCTGA
- a CDS encoding tripartite tricarboxylate transporter substrate binding protein, with translation MEAVSHLRSIMRGMLAGAALLTATCAGAAPAWPDRPLRLVVPFPAGGSYDIIGRTLARKLEQRLGQPVVVENIAGGATVPGVSSVLKEKADGNTLLLASDGTLSINPHTIKGLRYRPDTDLTPVTIVSTVPHWIITRADRKEMTLNELKTHIQRNPGKVSISINVVAGAAHLGLADWKRRNGLDFTIVPYRGSPPAMADLIGGQTDAHVDVIGSSVNYVQDGKARPLAALQAEPITQFPALATQKAGGADALQVRGNLALVVKAGTPAPVIDRLYKEVKASVQEADFAARLQTLAYEPVLSTPEQARRFLQGETIRYGAIARAVDLESN, from the coding sequence ATGGAAGCAGTGAGCCATTTGCGCTCGATCATGCGCGGCATGCTTGCCGGCGCCGCCTTGCTGACGGCCACTTGCGCCGGTGCCGCTCCCGCGTGGCCCGACCGCCCGCTGCGCCTGGTCGTGCCGTTCCCCGCGGGCGGCTCCTACGACATCATCGGCCGGACGCTTGCGCGCAAGCTGGAACAGCGGCTGGGGCAACCGGTGGTGGTGGAGAACATCGCCGGCGGCGCGACCGTGCCGGGTGTGTCGTCGGTGCTCAAGGAGAAGGCCGACGGCAATACCCTGCTGCTCGCCAGCGACGGCACGCTCAGCATCAATCCGCACACGATCAAGGGCCTGCGCTATCGCCCCGATACCGACCTGACACCGGTGACCATCGTCAGCACCGTGCCGCACTGGATCATCACGCGTGCCGACCGCAAGGAGATGACCCTGAATGAGCTGAAAACGCATATCCAGCGCAATCCCGGCAAGGTGTCGATCAGCATCAACGTCGTCGCGGGGGCCGCGCACCTCGGCCTGGCCGACTGGAAGCGCCGCAATGGCCTGGACTTCACCATCGTGCCGTACCGCGGCTCGCCGCCGGCCATGGCGGATCTGATCGGCGGCCAGACCGATGCCCATGTCGATGTGATCGGCTCTTCGGTCAACTACGTCCAGGATGGCAAGGCCAGGCCGCTGGCCGCGCTGCAGGCCGAGCCCATCACGCAGTTTCCGGCCCTTGCAACGCAGAAAGCGGGTGGCGCCGATGCACTGCAGGTACGCGGCAACCTGGCGCTGGTGGTCAAGGCGGGTACGCCGGCCCCGGTCATCGACCGGCTCTACAAGGAAGTGAAGGCCAGCGTGCAGGAAGCGGACTTTGCCGCACGGCTGCAGACGCTGGCCTACGAGCCGGTCCTTTCCACTCCCGAGCAGGCGCGCCGCTTCCTGCAAGGCGAAACGATCCGCTATGGCGCCATTGCGCGCGCGGTCGATCTCGAATCCAACTGA
- a CDS encoding M81 family metallopeptidase, producing MRFVIALMRHETNTFSPITTPLSAFNRGSTDGPLYGDDAIRACQGTNSAAAAFIDIARRQGDDFVMPLMANAVPSGMVTAEAFESMAATIVEAVRAGCDAVMLDLHGAMVAEGYPDAEGELLARIRAVAPETPIAVSLDFHANFSAALVDNATVIAGYCTYPHVDVYETGARAARTLMAALRGEARPVLLWRTLPMLTHMLRQTPSAQPMKDIMERAMAAERDGEVLNASVFGGFPLADIPHTGLAVVIVAEGARIEAGRRLLDELCGMAWQRRADFVFPIEPMAESIARAKSLTQGPVVLVDHGDNCGAGGPTDEMTVLGEVMRQRLEGVVAGPFWDPGAVAELIAAGVGQSVTLEVGGKTDMPALDLKGRPLRLTGRVQCITDGNYQVTGPMFTGMKLSLGRTVVLDVAGTLVVICEKPQEPFDTGVFTHAGIDLSRRKYILIKSRQHFRAGFEPIASEIVLVAGPGVCSSDYSQFPFRNLRRPIYPLEAHTELDAA from the coding sequence ATGCGCTTTGTCATTGCCCTGATGCGGCATGAAACCAATACCTTTTCGCCGATTACCACGCCCCTGAGCGCGTTCAACCGCGGCAGCACCGACGGCCCGCTTTACGGCGATGACGCGATACGTGCCTGCCAGGGCACCAACAGCGCCGCGGCCGCCTTCATCGATATCGCACGGCGCCAGGGCGACGACTTCGTGATGCCATTGATGGCGAACGCAGTGCCCAGCGGCATGGTCACCGCCGAAGCCTTTGAGTCGATGGCGGCCACCATCGTCGAGGCGGTACGCGCCGGCTGCGATGCGGTGATGCTGGATCTGCACGGCGCCATGGTGGCCGAGGGTTATCCGGATGCCGAGGGCGAACTGCTGGCTCGCATCCGTGCCGTCGCGCCGGAGACGCCGATCGCGGTATCCCTGGACTTCCACGCCAACTTCAGCGCTGCACTGGTCGACAATGCGACCGTGATCGCCGGCTACTGCACCTATCCCCACGTGGACGTGTACGAGACCGGCGCACGCGCCGCCCGTACCCTGATGGCGGCGCTGCGAGGCGAGGCCCGTCCGGTCTTGCTGTGGCGCACGCTGCCGATGCTGACCCACATGCTGCGCCAGACTCCGAGCGCGCAACCCATGAAGGACATCATGGAGCGTGCCATGGCGGCCGAGCGCGATGGCGAGGTGCTCAACGCCTCGGTCTTCGGTGGCTTTCCGCTTGCCGATATTCCGCATACGGGCCTGGCCGTGGTGATCGTGGCCGAGGGCGCCAGGATCGAAGCAGGGCGGCGCCTGCTCGACGAGCTCTGCGGCATGGCGTGGCAGCGCCGGGCCGATTTCGTCTTCCCGATCGAACCGATGGCGGAGTCCATTGCGCGCGCCAAGTCGCTCACGCAGGGCCCGGTGGTGCTGGTGGACCATGGCGACAACTGCGGTGCCGGTGGGCCGACGGATGAAATGACGGTGCTGGGCGAAGTCATGCGCCAGCGGCTCGAAGGCGTGGTCGCCGGGCCGTTCTGGGATCCGGGCGCCGTGGCGGAGTTGATTGCCGCCGGCGTCGGGCAGTCCGTCACGCTGGAGGTGGGCGGCAAGACCGACATGCCGGCGCTGGACCTGAAGGGCCGCCCGCTGCGGCTGACCGGCCGGGTGCAGTGCATTACCGACGGGAACTACCAGGTCACCGGTCCGATGTTCACGGGCATGAAGCTGAGCCTGGGCCGCACCGTGGTGCTGGATGTCGCAGGCACGTTGGTGGTGATCTGCGAAAAGCCGCAGGAGCCCTTCGATACCGGCGTGTTCACGCACGCGGGCATCGACCTGTCGCGCCGCAAGTACATCCTGATCAAGTCGCGCCAGCATTTCCGCGCCGGATTCGAACCAATCGCCAGCGAAATCGTGCTGGTGGCCGGCCCCGGTGTCTGCAGCTCTGACTACAGCCAGTTTCCGTTCCGCAACCTGCGCCGCCCCATCTATCCGCTGGAAGCGCACACTGAGCTCGATGCCGCCTGA
- a CDS encoding tripartite tricarboxylate transporter substrate-binding protein, which yields MLVPNPLQRLAAALALALGVSAVPAMAAPASGDAPVRIVVGFAAGGALDIFARTLAEKLRVSLDTPVLVENRPGASARLALEQVKRAPPDGKTVLISPAPPFTIFPLTYKRLPYDPDKDLVPVAYLADVPLVASASVNQPYRTMPEYLAWVKRNPDKGGVGLVTLGGSIHFGVLSLSKSIGVPLLPTAYRGAVMMLADEVGGTLPLGIDAVAGQMELYRAGRIRFLGVTGTRRSALLPDVPTLAEAGAPGFEAASGWYSAFVPAATPPAAVARLEKALLDAVKDPLVRDKMSALGMEMNGKPGDSLRKLIQAQRTQWGPVVAASGFTASD from the coding sequence ATGCTAGTTCCAAATCCCTTGCAACGGCTGGCCGCAGCGCTGGCATTGGCCCTGGGTGTCAGTGCCGTGCCAGCCATGGCTGCCCCCGCCAGCGGCGATGCCCCCGTGCGCATCGTCGTCGGCTTCGCGGCCGGTGGCGCACTGGACATCTTCGCGCGCACGCTTGCTGAGAAGCTGCGTGTTTCGCTCGACACGCCGGTGCTGGTCGAGAACCGCCCCGGCGCATCGGCGCGACTGGCGCTGGAGCAGGTCAAGCGCGCGCCGCCGGACGGCAAGACGGTGCTGATCTCGCCCGCGCCGCCGTTCACCATCTTTCCGCTGACCTACAAGCGCCTGCCCTATGACCCCGACAAGGACCTGGTTCCGGTCGCCTACCTGGCCGACGTGCCGCTGGTTGCATCTGCCAGCGTCAACCAGCCCTATCGGACCATGCCGGAATACCTGGCATGGGTGAAGCGCAACCCGGACAAGGGCGGCGTCGGTCTGGTCACGCTCGGCGGCAGTATCCATTTCGGGGTGCTGTCGCTCAGTAAATCGATTGGCGTCCCATTGCTGCCAACTGCCTATCGCGGCGCCGTCATGATGCTGGCCGATGAGGTCGGCGGCACGCTGCCGCTGGGTATCGATGCGGTGGCCGGGCAAATGGAACTGTACCGGGCGGGCAGGATACGTTTCCTCGGCGTCACCGGGACGCGCCGGTCCGCGCTGTTGCCTGATGTGCCTACGCTGGCGGAAGCGGGAGCGCCAGGTTTCGAGGCAGCATCCGGCTGGTACTCGGCCTTTGTGCCGGCAGCGACGCCGCCGGCCGCGGTGGCGAGGCTCGAGAAGGCGCTGCTCGACGCCGTCAAGGACCCCTTGGTGCGCGACAAGATGTCGGCGCTGGGCATGGAAATGAACGGCAAGCCCGGGGATTCGCTGCGCAAGCTGATCCAGGCGCAGCGCACGCAGTGGGGCCCGGTGGTCGCGGCCTCGGGCTTCACGGCCAGCGATTGA
- a CDS encoding uracil-DNA glycosylase family protein, with translation MPAKPPPPEKTRRHQPAALDALLTEVRACRACAPHLPLGPRPVVRAGAGARILVVGQAPGTRVHETGIPWNDASGDRLRQWLGVDDATFCNAAQFAIIPMGLCYPGRGKSGDNPPRPECAPLWMDRLLAQLPSIALTLLVGQYAQRHFLGARRKPTLTETVRAWRDYAPAFIPLPHPSPRNQPWFKQNPWFEGEVLPMLRERVGQLLRQGPVRPG, from the coding sequence ATGCCAGCCAAGCCGCCCCCGCCTGAAAAAACCCGCCGTCACCAACCCGCCGCGCTCGATGCCCTGCTGACCGAGGTCCGCGCCTGCCGCGCCTGCGCGCCGCATTTGCCGCTGGGCCCGCGCCCGGTGGTGCGCGCCGGTGCCGGCGCGCGCATCCTGGTGGTAGGCCAGGCGCCGGGAACGCGCGTGCACGAGACCGGCATCCCGTGGAACGATGCCAGCGGCGACCGGCTGCGGCAGTGGCTTGGCGTCGACGACGCCACCTTCTGCAATGCCGCGCAATTCGCCATCATCCCGATGGGCTTGTGCTACCCGGGCCGCGGCAAGAGTGGCGACAACCCGCCGCGCCCCGAATGCGCGCCGCTGTGGATGGACCGCCTGCTGGCGCAACTGCCGTCGATCGCGCTGACCCTGCTGGTCGGCCAGTACGCGCAGCGCCATTTCCTCGGCGCGCGCCGCAAGCCTACGCTGACCGAAACCGTCAGGGCATGGCGGGACTACGCGCCCGCCTTCATCCCGCTGCCGCACCCGTCGCCGCGCAACCAGCCGTGGTTCAAGCAGAATCCGTGGTTCGAGGGCGAGGTGCTGCCGATGCTGCGGGAGCGGGTTGGCCAGCTCTTGCGACAAGGGCCCGTGCGGCCGGGGTAG
- a CDS encoding sorbosone dehydrogenase family protein: protein MPDALRHAFRHALGRFAIACCLGLAACGGGGGGDSGGVGEAGGGGGGGGGAGGNGSLTLAISGLPSGAAAAITVTGPGQFRQAVVQSTTLSNLAPGSYTVTAGDVLTGSALRRPQPPSQAVAVTAGTGATASVAYGAPESMQLSLTQVPGEFSAPIFLTAPAGDARLFVVERAGRIRIVRDGALLATPFLDINALTTTDGERGLLSMAFDPDYAANGRFYVYYTDTGGAITIARYQVSATNPDLADASGTVLLSVPHPNFSNHNGGQLAFGPDRMLYIGTGDGGGGGDPAGNAQNAATLLGKMLRIDVSGASGYGVPAGNPFVGQSGSRGEIWALGLRNPWRFSFDAGSLYIADVGQEQREEVDVSPSTSAGLNYGWNLTEGTACVGATTCDKSGLTMPVFEYGHEAGGCAIVGGYVYRGSASPALQGRYFYSDLCTGKLQSFLYRDGVASEPVDWNVTVPGSVFSFGVDSAQALYVLADPGTSASSGRVYRIDASGGTP from the coding sequence ATGCCCGACGCACTTCGCCACGCATTTCGCCACGCGCTTGGCCGATTCGCCATCGCCTGCTGCCTGGGCCTTGCCGCCTGCGGAGGCGGCGGTGGCGGCGACAGCGGTGGCGTGGGCGAGGCCGGCGGTGGTGGTGGTGGCGGTGGTGGCGCCGGCGGCAACGGCTCGCTGACGCTCGCGATCTCGGGCCTGCCGTCTGGCGCCGCGGCGGCCATCACGGTAACGGGCCCGGGCCAGTTTCGCCAGGCCGTGGTGCAGTCGACCACGCTGTCCAACCTGGCACCCGGCAGCTATACCGTCACCGCTGGCGACGTGCTCACGGGCAGTGCGTTGCGCAGGCCGCAGCCGCCGTCGCAGGCGGTCGCGGTGACCGCGGGCACCGGGGCGACAGCCAGCGTGGCCTACGGTGCGCCGGAATCGATGCAGCTGTCGTTGACGCAGGTGCCCGGCGAATTCTCCGCGCCGATCTTCCTGACCGCGCCCGCCGGCGATGCGCGCCTGTTCGTGGTGGAGCGTGCCGGCCGTATCCGCATCGTGCGCGACGGCGCGCTGCTCGCCACGCCGTTTCTCGATATCAATGCGCTGACCACGACCGACGGCGAGCGTGGACTGTTGTCGATGGCGTTCGATCCCGACTATGCCGCCAATGGCCGCTTCTACGTCTACTACACCGACACCGGCGGCGCCATCACCATCGCCCGCTACCAGGTCTCGGCCACGAACCCGGATCTCGCCGATGCCTCGGGTACGGTGCTGCTGTCGGTCCCGCACCCCAACTTCTCCAACCACAACGGCGGCCAGCTCGCATTCGGCCCCGACCGCATGCTTTATATCGGCACGGGCGACGGCGGCGGTGGCGGCGATCCGGCGGGCAACGCGCAGAACGCGGCAACGCTGCTCGGCAAGATGCTGCGCATCGATGTCAGCGGCGCGTCGGGCTATGGCGTGCCGGCCGGCAACCCCTTCGTCGGCCAGTCCGGCAGCCGCGGCGAGATCTGGGCGCTCGGGCTGCGCAATCCGTGGCGGTTCTCGTTCGACGCCGGCTCGTTGTATATCGCCGATGTCGGCCAGGAGCAGCGCGAGGAAGTCGATGTCTCGCCGTCGACCAGTGCAGGCCTGAATTACGGCTGGAACCTGACCGAAGGGACCGCGTGCGTGGGCGCCACCACCTGCGACAAGAGCGGGCTGACCATGCCCGTGTTCGAGTACGGCCACGAGGCCGGCGGCTGTGCCATCGTCGGCGGCTATGTGTACCGGGGCAGTGCCAGCCCGGCGCTGCAGGGGCGCTACTTCTACTCCGATCTTTGCACCGGCAAGCTGCAGAGCTTCCTGTATCGCGATGGCGTTGCGAGCGAACCGGTCGACTGGAACGTCACGGTCCCGGGCAGCGTGTTCTCGTTCGGCGTAGATAGCGCGCAGGCGCTCTATGTGCTGGCCGATCCGGGCACGTCCGCAAGCAGCGGGCGGGTCTACCGGATCGATGCGTCGGGCGGCACGCCTTGA
- a CDS encoding tripartite tricarboxylate transporter substrate binding protein has translation MATLNRRRFLQHAGLAAGASVLSGLPAFAADAFPAKALSLVVPYPAGGASDASARIFGESISKSVRQQVVVENYGGGTGVIGANKVLAAPADGYTFFHGSINEVFLAPLLNPAARYKPQDFLLAAPISDANIVLMVRNGIAADSLDKFIEFARQGKGKSLTYATVGIDSIYHLMGDALAARLGVPFLHVPYKGGAPALQGLAGGEVDFAILPYQSSFDSMQQQGRLKILTSFSRALPPALKSVPLISQSKLVPDFEYTIGGGYFVRQGTPAERVAVLRKAIGEALAKPEIRAKLEAEGRTVLQPIDSQEQANRMFDQYLARVNKLIQGVGRKTNAA, from the coding sequence ATGGCTACCCTGAACCGCCGCCGCTTCCTGCAACACGCCGGCCTTGCCGCCGGCGCTTCCGTGCTGTCCGGCCTGCCCGCCTTTGCGGCGGACGCCTTTCCCGCCAAGGCCCTGTCGCTGGTGGTGCCCTACCCCGCCGGCGGCGCCAGCGACGCGTCGGCGCGCATCTTCGGCGAATCGATCAGCAAGAGCGTGCGCCAGCAGGTGGTGGTGGAGAACTACGGCGGCGGCACCGGCGTGATCGGCGCCAACAAGGTGCTGGCCGCGCCGGCCGACGGCTACACCTTCTTCCATGGCTCGATCAACGAGGTGTTCCTGGCGCCGCTGCTGAACCCCGCGGCACGCTACAAGCCGCAGGACTTCCTGCTGGCCGCGCCGATCAGCGACGCCAACATCGTGCTGATGGTGCGCAACGGCATCGCCGCGGACAGCCTGGACAAGTTCATCGAGTTCGCTCGGCAGGGCAAGGGCAAGTCGCTGACCTACGCCACCGTCGGCATCGACTCGATCTATCACCTGATGGGCGATGCGCTGGCCGCGCGCCTGGGCGTGCCGTTCCTGCACGTGCCCTACAAGGGCGGCGCCCCGGCGCTGCAGGGCCTGGCCGGCGGCGAGGTCGACTTCGCCATCCTGCCCTACCAGTCCAGCTTCGACAGCATGCAGCAGCAGGGCCGGCTGAAGATCCTGACCAGCTTCTCGCGGGCCTTGCCGCCTGCGCTCAAGTCGGTCCCGCTGATTTCGCAGAGCAAGCTGGTGCCGGACTTCGAATACACCATCGGCGGCGGCTATTTCGTCAGGCAAGGCACGCCGGCAGAGCGCGTGGCGGTGCTGCGCAAGGCCATCGGCGAAGCCCTGGCCAAGCCGGAAATCCGCGCGAAGCTTGAAGCGGAGGGCCGCACCGTGCTGCAACCGATCGACAGCCAGGAACAGGCGAACCGGATGTTCGACCAGTACCTAGCGCGCGTGAACAAGCTGATCCAGGGCGTCGGCCGCAAGACCAACGCGGCCTGA
- a CDS encoding M20 aminoacylase family protein, whose translation MTHNLPADLQRSIQALAPEFVAIRRKIHAHPELAFEERQTSNLVAEQLAAWGYAVHRGLGTTGVVGTLRKGHGSKALGIRADMDALPIQEQTGLDYASTIAGKMHACGHDGHTAILLCAARYLAESADFNGTLNLIFQPAEENEGGALRMLEDGLFERFPCDEVYALHNSPGMPVGQIGVIAGPAMASFDRATVTLRGRGAHGAMPHHGIDVMQGAASMVLGLQSIVSREIDALKSAVITVGALQAGSTYNVVPDTATIKIGVRTLDPRVRTLVEERIQSFVTAQAQSFRLQAEVVYERKYPVLVNHAAQTEFARQAAIRLVGADHVVERPPVMGSEDFAYLLEHRPGAYIRLGNGLGEDGGCMVHNPLYDFNDKALPVGAAFWAHLAQSYLV comes from the coding sequence ATGACCCACAACCTGCCCGCAGACCTGCAGCGATCCATCCAGGCCCTCGCACCCGAGTTCGTCGCGATCCGGCGCAAGATCCACGCGCATCCGGAGCTGGCCTTCGAAGAGCGCCAGACCAGCAACCTCGTCGCCGAGCAGCTGGCGGCGTGGGGCTACGCCGTGCATCGCGGCCTGGGCACCACCGGCGTGGTCGGCACGCTGCGCAAGGGCCACGGCAGCAAGGCGCTGGGCATCCGCGCCGACATGGACGCGCTGCCGATCCAGGAACAGACCGGCCTGGACTATGCCAGCACCATCGCGGGCAAGATGCATGCTTGCGGCCATGACGGGCATACCGCGATCCTGCTGTGTGCCGCGCGCTACCTGGCCGAGTCGGCTGATTTCAACGGCACGCTGAACCTGATCTTCCAGCCGGCCGAAGAAAACGAAGGCGGCGCGCTGCGCATGCTGGAGGACGGCCTGTTCGAGCGCTTTCCGTGCGACGAGGTGTACGCGCTGCACAACTCGCCGGGAATGCCGGTGGGTCAGATCGGCGTCATCGCCGGCCCCGCCATGGCCTCGTTCGACCGCGCCACGGTCACGCTGCGCGGGCGCGGCGCGCACGGCGCGATGCCGCACCACGGCATCGACGTGATGCAGGGCGCGGCCAGCATGGTGCTGGGGCTGCAATCCATCGTCAGCCGCGAGATCGACGCGCTCAAGTCAGCGGTCATCACCGTGGGGGCGCTGCAGGCCGGCAGCACCTACAACGTGGTGCCCGACACCGCCACCATCAAGATCGGCGTGCGCACGCTCGACCCGCGCGTGCGCACGCTGGTCGAAGAGCGCATCCAGTCCTTCGTCACGGCCCAGGCGCAGAGCTTCCGCCTGCAGGCCGAGGTGGTCTACGAGCGCAAGTATCCGGTGCTGGTCAACCACGCCGCGCAGACCGAATTCGCACGCCAGGCCGCGATCCGGCTGGTGGGCGCCGACCACGTGGTCGAGCGCCCGCCGGTGATGGGCAGCGAGGACTTCGCCTACCTGCTCGAGCATCGCCCCGGCGCCTATATCCGGCTGGGCAACGGCCTGGGCGAAGACGGCGGCTGCATGGTGCACAACCCGCTGTACGACTTCAACGACAAGGCCCTGCCGGTCGGCGCCGCATTCTGGGCGCACCTGGCGCAAAGCTATCTGGTCTAA
- a CDS encoding LysR family transcriptional regulator, with translation MEDVLDRKRALCLLQIIETGSVRGAAEVLELDPSVVSRAVAKLEQDTGLALLERRGRGVVATDAGRLLALFARRQQDLNDTFVAEVNNLKNAQRGHVELSFGEGFVDLVLEPVLQGFLRKHPDVTCSIQVAGTDETVRLLLEDLAHIGFVFQPPDDARLHSHYSRLSPIRAHVHKDHPLARRRRALTLADLAQHQGAFLAGSFGVRKHVQAAELDEHITLKPMLVTNSFKVLWEYAAMGLGYILTARSVPLKEPQLRQLVSLPLANPILNNSRIHILTRTGRHLSPVADGLLRHLVKAFPAA, from the coding sequence ATGGAAGACGTGCTGGACCGCAAGCGGGCGCTGTGCCTGCTGCAGATCATCGAAACCGGTTCCGTGCGCGGCGCCGCCGAAGTGCTGGAGCTGGACCCGTCGGTGGTCAGCCGTGCCGTAGCCAAGCTGGAGCAGGACACCGGCCTGGCGCTGCTGGAACGGCGCGGGCGCGGCGTGGTGGCCACCGACGCGGGACGCCTGCTGGCGCTGTTTGCGCGGCGCCAGCAGGACCTGAACGACACCTTCGTGGCCGAGGTGAACAACCTGAAGAACGCCCAGCGCGGCCATGTCGAGCTGTCGTTCGGCGAAGGCTTTGTCGACCTGGTGCTGGAACCGGTGCTGCAGGGCTTCCTGCGCAAGCATCCCGACGTCACCTGCAGCATCCAGGTGGCGGGCACCGACGAGACCGTCCGCCTGCTGCTGGAGGACCTGGCCCATATCGGCTTCGTGTTCCAGCCGCCCGACGATGCGCGGCTGCACTCGCACTATTCGCGGCTGTCGCCGATCCGCGCGCATGTGCACAAGGATCATCCGCTGGCGCGGCGGCGCCGCGCGCTGACGCTGGCGGACCTGGCGCAGCACCAGGGCGCGTTCCTGGCCGGTTCGTTCGGCGTGCGCAAGCATGTGCAGGCGGCCGAGCTGGACGAGCACATCACGCTCAAGCCGATGCTGGTGACCAACTCCTTCAAGGTGCTGTGGGAATACGCCGCGATGGGGCTGGGCTATATCCTGACGGCGCGTTCGGTGCCGCTGAAGGAACCGCAATTGCGCCAGCTGGTATCGCTGCCGCTGGCCAATCCCATTTTGAACAACAGCCGCATCCACATCCTGACGCGCACGGGCCGGCATCTGTCGCCGGTCGCGGACGGCCTGCTGCGGCACCTGGTCAAGGCGTTTCCCGCCGCCTGA